The genomic segment AGGCCAAGAAAACACTGAGCGTCGAGGAGGAATCGAAACCGCTGGAGGAACGTGGGATTTTGCATGCCATCCGACATAAAAGTGATCTTGATGAAGCTCCCGGATCGTACAAAGACATCCAAAAAGTGATGGATCTTCAGAAGGATCTGATTGATATTGTGGTGGAGCTGGAACCGCTGGCGGTGGTGAAGGGCTGAAAAACCAAATTTCAAATCACAACTACCAAAAATCTTTTTATCTGGTGCAAGTGTTAAGCGAAGCGTCACTTGTGCCCCCTTGCCTTTGCAAAAAACATAGGCACAAGTGATATCCTTGACTTACTGCTGGTAGAATAATTTTTCCAGCAAGATATTATCTAAATTATTCCAATGTATGCTTTCAAATATCGGATTTAACACTTGCTAGTGTAGTAACCAGTAAATTAATATAGTGTCAGGATCAATAAATAAATTTAATAGCCCACCTGAGAAGAGGCCACAAAAGCACCAAAACACAAATAATTTTGTGATTTCGTGTTTTTGTGGCTACTGATTGACTAAACTTTTTTAAAGATTGTACAGTCGACTAGATCATTGGAGAAGACAGGGATTTCGCGTAGGGGATGAGGATCCCGCAAGCGAAAGACATTCTATTTCAACAAATTTAAAATCTTTCTTTTAACCGTCTCCATATCCTCCAGTTCCCTATTCGAAATCCGAAGAGTCCTCAACCCAAGCTTCTCCAAAACCAAATCTCGTTGATAATCATAATACTGTTGATACTCATGAACAGGCCCGTCAACTTCAATCACTAACTTCTTTTGGGCACAATAAAAATCTGCAATGAAGAAAAAACGTTGTTTTTGATTTTGCTCATAGATCAACGGTTTTTGACGGACAAATCGATGTCCATCCAAACGACGCTTTCTTAACTGTTCCCAAAGAATCTTTTCACTTTCTGTTGGATTCTTTCGAAACTCTCTTGCCAGTTCGGTTATTGTTTTTCTTTTTTTGGGAATCTGTTTCACTTGGCTTTTTTGGACCCACCCCAACCCCTCCCTATTTCGCCAAAAGAAGCGAAACAAGGAGGGGCTTTTTCTTTGTCATTTTAAATTAATCAAGAGTCTTCCCCTTCCTTGTTCCGTGTTTTTCGGAATAGGGAAGGGGACCGAGGGGATGGGTTTTACGGCATATTCTCAAAATCGTAAACATCCTCAGTTGTCAAACTCTTCAAATACTCAATGGTTTCCGGTACCTGGTACAGCGGATCACTGCTCTCATCTTCAATAAACATGTAATCAATCCCGATTTCATTTGCTGCATTGATGATGTTTGGAATATTGAGTTCGCCGGTTCCGAGAATCACATCATTATCTGTATCGGTGAGTCCGGTATGGTCTTTCAGTGTTCCTTTTCGCATATCTTTCAAGTGAAGGGAAACCCATCTGTTTGGATATGTTTTGAGAAGGAATTCCGGATTAGCGCCACCAAAATGCGCCCAGAAAACATCCATCTGAAATTTTACATTTTCGGGATCGGTGTTTTCAACGATGTAATCGAATAAGGTTCCTTCGCCGTGTGGCTGGAATTCATATCCGTGAGCGTGGTACATGAAGGTAAGCCCGTTTTCTGCCATCACTTCACCCGCTTTGTTGAACACTTCAACCGCTTCACTGGCATTTAAAAAATTGAAATTACCTACTTCATGATCGATCCAGGCACACATGACGAATTTTGCACCTAATTCATTTGCACGATCTGCTATAGCCTGTGGATTATCACGAAGCTCACCAAAACCGGCCCCTGTTGAGGCCAACTCCAGATCGCGTTCTTCCAGCATTTGCAGGTACTCTTCGGCGGTCTGACCTTCACCCGGCCCGCCTTCAATATATTTGATGCCCATATCCCGGATGATATCCAGTGTTTCCTCCAATCCCTTTTCCGGGATGACATTACGGAATGTATACATTTGAACACCGAACTCGTCCGTGTACAACGGCTCGCCGGACTCCTGGGCTTGCGTGGGTTGAATAGTGAATAGTAGTGCTAAAAATGTTATGGCAAAAACAATCGAGTTTTTCATGGTTGTCTATAGTTTTGATTTGGAACATTGCTTTTTATTAATCTAATAAGAATTGATGAAATGTTAAGGGGTTAATTCAAGTAACTCATTTTTTGATATGGTTACCTGTTTATCGTTTTCCAATTTGCCGCTCTTCAAGAGTACGTTCGCCTGTGGTATATATCGGATGAGTGACATAAGCTTCAATACGTTGGCTTGCCAAAAAACTCATGCCATAAGTGTTTGTCTGCTATGCCTCAAACCAAGCTATTTTTCAAAGAGCTATCGAACTCCTAAAAGTGGCATATCAAGGCTTATGGCTCAATTACCGCTATTCTGCTTGCTTATGACAGGTTTACAATTATTTATTAAGTTTTAAAAGAGATCTTTAAATCTATTTCCAAAGAAAAAATCCAATTCAATGTGTTTACAAAGAATTAAGTTTCTGATCTTATTTACCTTAATACCAATGATATCTATTTCTTGTGGAGGTAATGGGGGAGATTCTGTTGGCGAGCCAAACAACAACATCATGCAAGCCAATATTCCTTCCTGGGAAAAGCCCATCAACATGAAAATAGACTCCGTGGGTGATGTAGACTGGTTTGGTCTCCCGGTGGAGGGACAGGGATATGTTTCGGTGCAGGCACGGCAAATACCCGACGAAATTGGCTTGCGTGTACGCTTTGCTCACCGACAGCCATGGGAATCCACTAAACATCAATGGGTGAACGACTGGCGTGAATTGCCGACAGCTGTTCCCGTATCTGCAACCGACACACTCTTTTTTGCCATGCAGGATGACTGGAATGATGAAGCATCAGATGAATCAGTGGAAATAAGAGCGCAATTTATACCCGAATTTGATAAACAGGAACCTAACAACAGCCTGGGTCAAGCTACTGAAATGGAAACAGGCGAAAGCAATAACGCATATATCTATCCCAACGGAGATCATGATTATTTTAAAGTACAAGTTGATAAGCAGGGATATCTGGTTGCCAGGGCAAACAAGGTGCCGGAGGACCTAAATCTCAGGGTAAAATATCTTACTTATGACGAGTGGACAGATGAAACCGAACAGTTACGGGATTTTGGCGAACTGCCATATGGTCTGTTTATCGCTGAAGCGGGAGAATACTATCTGCAATTGATAGACGATTGGGATGATGCTTCCTCACAAGATCCCATACAATGGAAGGTAGATATCTTACCAGAAATGGACCGCCATGAACCCAACAACAGCATGGAAACGGCTACACCTTTTGCCATCGGTGATACCCTGCACCCGGCCATTTTCCCGGTTAACGATCAGGACTATTTTAAGGTTACACCTGCCGCTAATACAACTCTGCAAATACGAGCTACAGAATTGCAAGACATTGTACCCGTAATGCGGTTGTATGAAAAACAGGATATGGATTACAAGGAAGTAGAAGATTGGAAAGAACTACCCACTACCTTTGAATTGGATGGCGGCACAACCTATCTGCTTCAAATGCAGGATGACTGGAACGATGCACGAAGACCGGAGGAGTTTATGATTATGACCAGAGAAGGCTCAGGTAGTTGAAGAAATTTTGACAACGGGTTTGATATGTGAAAAGAGAGTGACTCCGATTGGAAGCGTCCTGAATTATTTTTAAAAAAAGGAGGAAAATAAAATGAGGGATCTTCAAGCCTCAATTAGTAATCGAAAAAAATCAGATCCCGAATTTTCTGAGGAATATGAGGAAGAGTTTCGAAATTTTAAAATAGGAGTATTACTTAAACAAGCTCAGGGAATTCAGCTCATAAGGTGTTCAACACCCCTCCCGTATAGGTTGTTCAAAAAGAATGTCATTCTGAACTCGATTCAGAATCTCCAGACTTTAAATATGCTTGGAGATACCGGATCGGGGTCCGGTATGACAAAAATGAGAATATTGATTTCTCTCACATCCTTTTTGGACAGCCAAAAGGCAAGGGAGATTATATTCCCTTTCTTCAACTCTTCCACAGCGTAATTGGCCGCCCGGGCCGTTAATGCCATAAACGTTAATGTTGGGTTTTGACTGCCCGTGGAGGTCATGCAGGCGCCGTCGGTTACAAACACATTTTTGGCGTTGTGGAGCTGGTTCCACTTGTTGGTGAGAGACGTTTTGGGGTCGCGGCCCATTCGAACGCCGCCCATCTCGTGGATGTCGGAACCGGGTGGAGAGTGAGTATCTTCCACTTCAATATTGGTGAAACCGGCTTTCTCGAACATTGCGGTCTGTTCCTGCAGGTAATCCCCGGTCATTTTATCGTCGTTTTCATCCCATTCGCAGGAGACGATTAACTGTGGAATTCCATATTTATCTGTTTCACTTTCGGATAACCGAACATGATTTTTCTCAAGCGGCACGCATTCGCCCATCATCCAGGTGCTGATGTGCCAGTTGTCGTTCAGTTTGGGATGGAGGATATTTTCACGCAGATTGTCACCGATGGCATCCGTATCGGAACTCCTGCCACGTCCGGCGCTGATTCCAATGGCATATCCTCGTTGAAAATCCAGATCCGATTGCTGCTCAAATACATTTCGGAATCTCGGGATGTATGCGTAGGAGGGACGCCGCCCTTCGGTTTTCTTATCCTCAAATCCGGGAACGGACGCACTTCCTTTTCCGCGGTAGTTGTGCCAGGAGATATATTTTCCAAGCAGGCCGTTATCGTTTCCGAGTCCATTCGGAAATCGGTTGGATTTCGAATTCAGCAGAATTATGTTGCTGTTCAGGGCCGACGCATTCACAAACACGATGTTCGCATAAAATTCCATCATCTCTTTGGAGTGGCGGTCGATGATT from the Balneolaceae bacterium genome contains:
- a CDS encoding endonuclease domain-containing protein, with the translated sequence MKQIPKKRKTITELAREFRKNPTESEKILWEQLRKRRLDGHRFVRQKPLIYEQNQKQRFFFIADFYCAQKKLVIEVDGPVHEYQQYYDYQRDLVLEKLGLRTLRISNRELEDMETVKRKILNLLK
- a CDS encoding GMC family oxidoreductase; the encoded protein is MIGSGATGGWAAKELCDNGLNTLVLERGRDVKHIEDYPTASKAPWEFEFRGSVPLEKRTGYGSDRWLRMETLHWQLKEDEQPYIAEKPFRWFRGYHVGGKSLLWARQTQRWSDFDFEGPARDGFAVDWPIRYEDIEPWYDHVEKFAGIAGDKDGIPELPDSIVQPAFELNVVEHYFKEKLKEHYGNDRHLIAARCAHLTDPQEIHLQQGRSKCLHQTMCNRGCNLGGYFSSNASTLPWAMKTGNLTMRPDSVVHSIIYDDEKEKVTGVRIIDRHSKEMMEFYANIVFVNASALNSNIILLNSKSNRFPNGLGNDNGLLGKYISWHNYRGKGSASVPGFEDKKTEGRRPSYAYIPRFRNVFEQQSDLDFQRGYAIGISAGRGRSSDTDAIGDNLRENILHPKLNDNWHISTWMMGECVPLEKNHVRLSESETDKYGIPQLIVSCEWDENDDKMTGDYLQEQTAMFEKAGFTNIEVEDTHSPPGSDIHEMGGVRMGRDPKTSLTNKWNQLHNAKNVFVTDGACMTSTGSQNPTLTFMALTARAANYAVEELKKGNIISLAFWLSKKDVREINILIFVIPDPDPVSPSIFKVWRF
- a CDS encoding TIM barrel protein, with protein sequence MKNSIVFAITFLALLFTIQPTQAQESGEPLYTDEFGVQMYTFRNVIPEKGLEETLDIIRDMGIKYIEGGPGEGQTAEEYLQMLEERDLELASTGAGFGELRDNPQAIADRANELGAKFVMCAWIDHEVGNFNFLNASEAVEVFNKAGEVMAENGLTFMYHAHGYEFQPHGEGTLFDYIVENTDPENVKFQMDVFWAHFGGANPEFLLKTYPNRWVSLHLKDMRKGTLKDHTGLTDTDNDVILGTGELNIPNIINAANEIGIDYMFIEDESSDPLYQVPETIEYLKSLTTEDVYDFENMP